A part of Lacinutrix sp. 5H-3-7-4 genomic DNA contains:
- a CDS encoding YdeI family protein: protein MPLAKQELYFKTDLEWREWLHKNHENDEGIYLIFYKVSHKKQSMRWEEAVKVALCYGWIDSTVKSLGNGKRRQYFCKRKPKSVWSAVNKKHIEVLIAKNLMHQKGFDSIEIGKKNGSWTALDAVEKGIIPEQLQTAFNNNPNAFKNYKNLAPSYRKSYLYWLNQAKRETTKQKRITEIIKLCEANIKSRDNW from the coding sequence ATGCCATTAGCAAAACAAGAACTTTATTTTAAAACAGATTTAGAATGGCGAGAATGGTTACATAAAAACCATGAAAATGACGAAGGCATCTACCTCATCTTTTATAAAGTAAGTCACAAAAAGCAAAGCATGCGTTGGGAAGAAGCGGTAAAAGTTGCCTTATGCTATGGCTGGATTGATAGTACTGTTAAAAGTTTAGGTAACGGAAAACGTAGACAATACTTTTGTAAACGAAAACCCAAAAGTGTGTGGAGTGCTGTAAATAAAAAGCATATAGAAGTTTTAATTGCTAAAAATTTAATGCATCAAAAAGGATTTGATAGTATTGAAATAGGAAAAAAAAATGGTAGTTGGACAGCTTTAGATGCTGTTGAAAAAGGTATTATTCCAGAGCAACTACAAACAGCATTTAATAACAATCCTAATGCTTTTAAAAACTATAAAAACTTAGCGCCTTCTTACAGAAAAAGCTACTTATATTGGTTAAACCAAGCGAAAAGAGAAACCACTAAACAAAAAAGAATTACCGAAATTATAAAACTATGCGAAGCAAATATTAAGTCGAGAGATAACTGGTAA
- a CDS encoding sigma 54-interacting transcriptional regulator, whose protein sequence is MEIKNIKTLGELKNAGYKSKSIKDELRDNLIEKIKNKETTFKGVHGYENTVIPELERAILSRHNINLLGLRGQAKTRLARLMLNLLDEYIPVVEGSEINDDPLQPISRFAIELIKEKGEKTPIIWLHRSERFAEKLATPDVTVADLIGDVDPIKAANLKLSYADDRVIHYGMIPRANRCIFVINELPDLQARIQVALFNILQEGDIQIRGFKLRLNLDMQFIFTANPEDYTNRGSIVTPLKDRIGSQILTHYPEDIETAKIITQQEAKLDKRQTNSVAIPELAKDLLEQIVFEARESEYIDAKSGVSARLSITAFENLLSTAELRALKTGDTKTMVRLSDFLGIIPAITGKVELVYEGEQEGAAKVAFNLIGEAVKSLFPEFFPKIEKLQKQEEESPYDDVVSWFFNNRDGFELLDDLRDKEYKHLLDAIAPLDDLLGEYQPNLDKTESYFVKEFVLWALVEYKQLSKYRYTEGIQFKDPYGSFISGL, encoded by the coding sequence ATGGAAATAAAAAATATAAAAACTTTAGGCGAGTTAAAAAACGCTGGATATAAAAGTAAGTCTATTAAAGATGAACTTAGAGATAATTTAATAGAGAAAATTAAGAATAAAGAAACTACATTTAAAGGTGTTCATGGTTACGAAAACACCGTAATACCAGAGTTAGAACGTGCAATTTTATCTAGACATAATATTAATTTATTAGGTTTACGTGGTCAAGCAAAAACACGTTTAGCACGCTTAATGCTAAATTTGTTAGACGAATATATTCCTGTAGTTGAAGGCAGCGAAATTAATGACGATCCTTTACAGCCTATTTCACGATTTGCAATAGAATTAATTAAGGAAAAAGGAGAAAAAACACCAATAATTTGGTTACATAGAAGTGAGCGTTTTGCCGAAAAACTAGCAACTCCAGATGTAACAGTGGCAGATTTAATAGGTGATGTAGACCCAATAAAAGCAGCGAATTTAAAGTTGAGTTATGCAGACGATCGTGTAATTCATTACGGAATGATTCCGCGTGCTAACCGTTGTATTTTTGTTATAAATGAATTACCCGATTTACAAGCCAGAATTCAAGTGGCTTTATTTAATATTCTACAAGAAGGCGATATACAAATTCGAGGTTTCAAACTTAGGTTAAACTTAGATATGCAGTTTATATTTACTGCAAATCCTGAAGATTATACTAACCGTGGTAGTATTGTAACGCCTTTAAAAGATAGAATTGGTTCTCAAATTTTAACGCATTATCCAGAAGATATTGAAACTGCAAAAATAATTACACAACAAGAAGCAAAACTAGATAAAAGACAAACAAATAGTGTCGCTATTCCAGAGTTGGCTAAAGATTTACTGGAACAAATTGTTTTTGAAGCCAGAGAAAGCGAATATATAGATGCTAAAAGTGGTGTAAGTGCAAGATTAAGTATTACTGCATTCGAAAATTTATTGAGTACTGCAGAACTTCGCGCTTTAAAAACAGGAGACACAAAAACAATGGTACGTTTAAGTGACTTTTTAGGTATTATTCCTGCAATTACAGGAAAAGTAGAATTAGTTTATGAAGGAGAGCAAGAAGGTGCTGCAAAAGTTGCATTTAATTTAATAGGTGAAGCCGTAAAAAGTTTATTTCCAGAGTTTTTTCCTAAAATTGAGAAGCTACAAAAACAAGAAGAAGAAAGTCCTTATGACGATGTAGTATCATGGTTTTTTAATAATCGTGATGGATTTGAACTTTTAGACGATTTAAGAGATAAAGAGTACAAACATTTATTAGATGCTATTGCTCCATTAGATGATTTACTTGGAGAATACCAACCAAATTTAGATAAAACTGAAAGCTATTTTGTAAAAGAATTTGTTTTATGGGCTTTAGTAGAATATAAACAACTAAGTAAATACCGTTATACCGAAGGTATCCAGTTTAAAGATCCATACGGAAGTTTTATAAGCGGTTTATAA
- a CDS encoding bifunctional alpha/beta hydrolase/OsmC family protein: MNIQKVTFNNAKNENLVGRLELPVNQHPHNFVIFAHCFTCNKNLSAVKNISRELTANGFGVLRFDFTGLGDSEGDFENTNFSGNVDDLIHASNYLEKNYSAPTLIIGHSLGGAAAIFAAAKLESIKAVATIGAPSNPKHVQHLIESSVDEIKTNGIAKVNIGGRPFTIKKQFLDDIETKSLPDVAQKLRKALLVIHSPQDTTVGIQNAEEIYVAARHPKSFVSIDGADHLLMKKEDSNYVGKIISSWAIRYVNIPENETINTVHDVVASLDASEGFTTKMKVGNHYITADEPTSFGGNDFGPSPYELVSAGLSACTAMTIQMYSKRKGWDIENVEVHTKYSKTHAEDCENCESTSAKIDTFHREIKLTGNLDEKQIKRVLQIADKCPVHKTLHSETQVITKLI; encoded by the coding sequence ATGAACATTCAAAAAGTAACCTTTAACAACGCTAAAAACGAAAATTTAGTTGGACGTTTAGAGCTTCCTGTAAATCAACATCCTCATAACTTTGTAATTTTTGCACATTGTTTTACATGTAATAAAAACTTATCTGCTGTAAAAAATATTAGTAGAGAGCTTACAGCAAACGGTTTTGGAGTATTACGTTTCGATTTCACAGGTTTAGGTGATAGTGAAGGTGATTTTGAAAATACTAATTTCTCTGGTAATGTTGACGATTTAATTCATGCTTCAAATTATTTAGAAAAAAATTATAGTGCTCCAACACTAATTATTGGACATTCCTTAGGTGGCGCCGCTGCAATTTTTGCTGCAGCAAAATTAGAGTCTATAAAAGCAGTTGCTACAATTGGTGCGCCTTCAAATCCAAAACATGTTCAACATTTAATAGAAAGTAGTGTTGATGAAATAAAAACTAATGGTATTGCTAAAGTTAATATTGGCGGACGACCTTTTACAATTAAAAAACAGTTTCTAGACGATATTGAAACAAAATCGTTGCCAGACGTTGCACAAAAACTTCGTAAAGCTTTATTAGTGATTCACTCTCCACAAGATACAACTGTAGGTATTCAAAATGCTGAAGAAATATATGTTGCAGCAAGACACCCAAAAAGTTTTGTTTCTATAGATGGTGCAGATCACTTATTAATGAAAAAAGAAGATTCTAATTATGTTGGTAAAATAATTTCTAGTTGGGCCATACGCTATGTAAATATACCAGAAAATGAAACCATCAATACCGTACATGATGTTGTTGCAAGTTTAGATGCTTCTGAAGGATTTACAACTAAAATGAAAGTAGGAAATCATTATATAACAGCAGACGAACCAACGAGTTTTGGCGGAAATGATTTTGGTCCTTCACCATACGAGCTTGTATCTGCAGGACTATCTGCTTGTACAGCAATGACTATTCAAATGTATTCTAAACGAAAAGGTTGGGATATTGAAAATGTTGAAGTACATACTAAATACTCAAAAACTCATGCTGAGGATTGTGAAAATTGCGAATCAACTTCAGCAAAAATCGATACTTTTCATAGAGAAATAAAACTTACTGGTAATCTAGATGAAAAACAAATAAAACGTGTACTTCAAATTGCAGATAAATGTCCTGTTCATAAAACATTACATAGCGAAACACAGGTTATCACTAAGTTAATTTAA
- a CDS encoding VWA domain-containing protein, giving the protein MRNEKLTRKGFIFKEYEAPSQSPFEKLFDIFKELITHTSGDFDEAIDWLRELDKEYKLTTPDYTIDDFIEDLKAKGFIREEIKPDGNKGIGITAKTERAIRQAALDQIFGKIKRSGSGNHKSKGVGIGDEHTGDFRNYQYGDGLDKVSMTESLRNAQINNGIGDFTITEDDLVVEETRHKSQMSTVLMIDISHSMILYGEDRITPAKKVAMALAELITTRYPKDTLDILVFGNDAWPIKIKDLPYLNVGPYHTNTVAGLQLAMDLLRRKRNTNKQIFMITDGKPSCLRLPDGTYYKDSNGLNPHITNKCYAMAQQARKLHIPITTFMIAQDNYLMQFVQEFTRANQGKAFYTGLKGLGEMIFEDYETNRKKRIKG; this is encoded by the coding sequence ATGAGAAACGAGAAATTAACTAGAAAAGGTTTTATATTTAAAGAATATGAAGCACCTTCACAATCGCCTTTCGAGAAACTTTTTGATATTTTTAAAGAGTTAATTACACATACTTCGGGTGATTTTGATGAAGCCATAGATTGGCTTAGAGAATTAGATAAAGAATATAAACTTACTACGCCAGATTATACAATAGATGATTTTATTGAAGATTTAAAAGCCAAAGGTTTTATAAGAGAAGAAATAAAGCCAGATGGTAACAAAGGTATTGGTATTACTGCCAAAACCGAGCGTGCAATACGTCAAGCTGCTTTAGATCAAATTTTTGGAAAAATAAAACGGAGCGGAAGCGGAAACCATAAAAGTAAAGGTGTTGGAATAGGAGATGAACACACAGGAGATTTTAGAAATTATCAATACGGTGACGGATTGGATAAAGTCTCTATGACAGAAAGCCTTCGTAATGCCCAAATAAATAATGGTATTGGTGATTTTACTATTACTGAAGACGATTTAGTAGTTGAGGAAACAAGACATAAATCTCAAATGAGTACTGTATTAATGATAGATATTAGTCACAGTATGATTTTGTATGGTGAAGATAGAATTACACCTGCAAAAAAAGTGGCAATGGCTTTAGCCGAGTTAATAACCACACGCTACCCAAAAGATACTTTAGATATTTTGGTATTTGGAAACGATGCTTGGCCAATTAAAATTAAAGATTTGCCATATTTAAACGTTGGGCCATACCACACAAACACAGTTGCAGGCTTACAATTAGCTATGGATTTGTTAAGAAGAAAACGAAACACCAATAAACAAATATTTATGATAACCGATGGTAAACCAAGTTGTTTGCGTTTGCCAGATGGTACTTACTATAAAGATAGCAATGGTTTAAATCCACACATAACTAACAAATGTTATGCTATGGCACAACAAGCCAGAAAATTACACATACCAATAACAACATTCATGATTGCTCAGGATAATTATTTGATGCAATTTGTTCAAGAGTTTACACGTGCAAATCAAGGAAAAGCATTTTATACAGGATTAAAAGGTCTTGGTGAAATGATTTTTGAAGATTATGAAACCAATAGAAAGAAACGAATTAAAGGATAG
- a CDS encoding M28 family peptidase, translated as MKLLIFPFFLLTTFLSAQTNQKIYDIIDAVSSERIEKDINTLANFGTRNTFSDTISNTRGIGAARRWIKSEFQTISKECNNCLNVFYQKDFVRKEGNNRVPHDAWIVNVVAIQKGTKYPNRYVIMSGDIDSRASDTMDFTTDAPGANDNASGMAGTIEAARVLSKYNFESSIIYVGLSGEEQGLFGGAGLAKYAKDNNWDVIGILNNDMIGNIKGVDGVIDNRTFRIFSEPVPPTENERQRKLRRFYGGEVDGISRQLARYIHKNVKTYMPEMNPMMVYRLDRFGRGGHHRPFNDLGFAGIRIMEAHENYTQQHQDIREENGTKYGDVVEHVNFDYAKKLTAVNAINLASLASAPPAPKTVAIGGIVEPSAKFKWDKVNGAKGYKIYWRDTTSPTWDNSRYVGDVKAFTLKGIVIDNFFFGVASVAQDGTESMVVFPNKIFR; from the coding sequence ATGAAACTACTAATATTTCCTTTTTTCCTTTTAACAACTTTCTTGTCTGCACAAACCAATCAAAAAATATATGATATTATTGATGCTGTATCGTCAGAACGTATAGAAAAAGATATTAATACATTAGCTAATTTTGGAACCAGAAACACATTTAGCGATACCATTTCAAATACAAGAGGTATAGGCGCAGCAAGACGCTGGATAAAAAGTGAATTTCAAACTATTTCTAAAGAATGTAATAACTGCTTAAACGTTTTTTATCAAAAAGATTTTGTTAGAAAAGAAGGTAATAATCGTGTACCACATGATGCATGGATTGTAAATGTAGTAGCTATACAAAAAGGGACTAAATATCCTAATCGATACGTAATAATGAGTGGAGATATAGATTCTCGTGCCAGCGATACTATGGATTTCACTACAGATGCTCCTGGTGCAAACGACAATGCCTCGGGTATGGCAGGAACAATTGAAGCAGCTCGAGTGCTTTCAAAATATAACTTTGAAAGTAGTATAATTTATGTTGGATTATCTGGAGAAGAGCAAGGCTTATTTGGTGGTGCTGGACTAGCAAAATATGCAAAAGATAATAATTGGGATGTTATTGGCATTTTAAACAACGATATGATAGGAAATATTAAAGGTGTTGATGGTGTTATTGACAATCGCACTTTTAGAATATTTTCAGAACCTGTGCCACCTACCGAAAATGAACGTCAACGCAAATTACGTCGTTTTTATGGTGGTGAAGTCGATGGTATTTCTAGACAATTAGCAAGATATATACACAAAAATGTAAAAACATATATGCCAGAAATGAATCCAATGATGGTGTATAGATTAGATCGTTTTGGTCGTGGCGGTCACCATAGACCGTTTAACGATTTAGGTTTTGCAGGTATTAGAATTATGGAAGCTCATGAAAACTACACACAGCAACATCAAGATATTCGCGAAGAAAACGGTACTAAATATGGTGATGTTGTTGAGCATGTTAATTTCGATTATGCAAAAAAACTTACTGCAGTAAATGCAATAAATTTGGCTAGTTTAGCATCTGCTCCACCTGCACCAAAAACTGTTGCTATTGGTGGTATTGTAGAGCCATCTGCTAAATTTAAATGGGATAAGGTTAATGGAGCTAAAGGCTATAAAATTTATTGGAGAGATACTACTTCACCAACTTGGGATAATAGCCGTTATGTTGGTGATGTTAAAGCATTTACATTAAAAGGCATTGTTATAGATAATTTCTTTTTTGGTGTGGCTTCAGTGGCGCAAGATGGAACCGAAAGTATGGTTGTGTTTCCAAATAAAATATTTAGATAA
- a CDS encoding DUF421 domain-containing protein, whose protein sequence is MKWLYSNSDPILQTLIGCILIFIIIIFLTRIIGLRSFAKFTAYDFAFTIAIGSIISSTLTSSTSIVHGFTAIAGLLILTYIFSLLQRKIKPLSKLISNAPLLLMDGNTILEENLKHARVEKKQLIAKLREANVLNYDQVVAVVLESTGAISVLHKTANSDEEFNKDLLLGVRKTP, encoded by the coding sequence ATGAAATGGCTATACAGTAATAGTGATCCAATTTTACAAACCTTAATAGGTTGTATTTTAATTTTTATAATAATTATATTTCTTACTCGAATTATTGGTTTAAGATCGTTTGCAAAATTTACAGCTTACGATTTTGCCTTTACAATTGCTATAGGTAGTATAATTTCATCTACACTAACATCCTCTACTTCTATTGTTCATGGTTTTACGGCAATAGCAGGTTTACTAATACTAACTTATATTTTTTCCTTGTTACAACGAAAAATAAAACCATTAAGCAAATTAATATCTAATGCACCATTACTATTAATGGATGGTAATACTATTTTAGAAGAAAATTTAAAACATGCTCGTGTAGAAAAAAAACAACTAATAGCTAAACTTAGAGAAGCTAATGTATTAAACTATGATCAAGTTGTAGCAGTCGTTTTAGAATCTACAGGTGCCATTTCAGTACTTCATAAAACAGCAAATAGTGATGAGGAATTTAATAAAGATTTACTTTTAGGCGTTAGAAAAACACCATAA